The following nucleotide sequence is from Sphingomonas swuensis.
AACGACGACATGCCCTTCCTGGTGGACAGCGTCGCGGGTGTGATCGCCGGCCACGGGCTGACCGTCCACCGGCTGCTCCACCCCATCGTTGCGGTCACCCGCGACGGAGACCGGCTGACCGGCCTCGGCCAGGGCACCGGCGAAAGCGTCATCTATGTCGAGCTCGACCGCGCCGACGCGCGTGGCCGGCAGGAACTGGTCGCCGACCTGCGCTCGGTGCTCGCCTGCGTCCGAGCCGCGGTCACCGACTGGAAGTCGCTTCGCGACCGGATGCGCAAGGATGCCGCCGCCGTCGAACCGGTCGATGCCGAGAGCGCCGCTTTGCTCCACTGGCTCGCCGACAACAACTTCACGCTTCTCGGATATCAGAAGCTCGCCGCCGGGGACGAGCGGGTCGAGGGCCTCGGCATCCTTTCCGGAGCCGAACTCGACCTGTGGAGCAGCGAGGACACACGCAGCCTGCTCGAGGCCGCCAGGGCCGAGGCCCGGCCGGTGCTCGCGCTCAAGGCCGACCGGCTGTCACCGGTCCACCGCCGGGTGCCGCTCGACGTCGTCATCGTCCACCTTCCGGACGGAAGCATGTCGATCCATGCCGGGCTTTGGACCAGTGCCGCGCTGCGCAGCCCGCCGGCCGAGATCCCCGTCATCCGCCAGCGCCTCGTCGACCTCGACCGGCTGCTTGGCTTCGCCCCGGTCAGCCACGGCGCCAAGGCGCTGGCCCATGCCATCTCCACGCTCCCGCACGACCTCCTGGTCTCGTTCGACGAGGCCGAGGTCCGTGCCGCCGCGCTGACCGCGATGAGCCTTGCCGACCGGCCGCGCCCGGCGCTGCTGCTGCTTCCCGGCGCACTTCGCCGGCACCTGTTCGCCTTCGTCTGGCTCCACCGCGACGAGCTCACCACCGCGCGCCGCAAGGCGATCGCCAAGATGATCGAGGAAGCGGTGCTGTCCTCGGTCACCAGCTGGGCGGTCGAGCTCGGCGACGGCGACCTGGCGATGATCCGCTTCACCCTCGGCTTCTCCGCATCGCGGCCGCTTCCTGACGTCGCGCAGCTCGACAAGCAGCTGGTCGAGAAGGTGCGCGGTTGGGCTCCGGCGGTTGAGGCCGGGCTTGCCGAGCAGGCCGGAACAGGCCGGGCCACGCGCCTCGCCCTTACCTACCTCCCGGGTTTCCCAGAGGATTATCGGAGCCGTGCCTCGGCCGCCGAGGCGGCTTCCGACATCATGCGGCTGGCTGCGCTCGAAGGTCCCGACGACCGCGACGTCCGCCTGTTCCGCGACGAGCGTGATCGTCCGGGCGAGCTTCGCCTCAAGCTCTATCGCGCGGGCGGGCTGATCCCGCTTTCCGAAGCTGTCCCGGTGCTCGAGAACTTCGGCTTCGAGGTCATCGAGGAGCGCCCGACCCAGCTCGGCGACGACAGCAAGGTTGGCCACATCCACGACTTCCGGGTCGAGCTGGCCGGCGCCGACATCGACGCCATCCTCGCCCGCACCGACGTCATTGAAGGCGCGATCGCCGCCGTCCTCCAGCGCCACTCGGAGGATGACGAGTTCAACCAGCTGGTGCTGCTCGCCGGGCTCGATCCCCAGCCGGTAGTCTGGCTCCGCGCCTGGTTCCGCTACCTCCGCCAGACCGGCGTCGCCTACGGCCTCATCACCTTCGCCGACGCGCTGAAGCGCTCGCCGCTCGCGACCAAGGCGCTGATCGGCTGGTTCTCGGCCGCGCACGATCCGGCCCGCGACGGTCGCGAGCAGGCAGTCCGCGACGAGAAGGCGGCGTTCGACGACGCGCTCCAGGACGTCAAGGCGATCGACGACGACCGCATCCTGCGCCTCTACCGAAGCGTGGTCGACGCGACGCTGCGCACCAACGCCTTTGCGCCCAAGCCCGACGAGGCGCTCGCCTTCAAGCTGGACCCGAGCAAGGTCCCGGGTCTCCCCCGGCCGATCCCTTACCGGGAAATCTGGGTCTACAGCCCACGGGTCGAGGGCATCCACCTGCGCGGCGGGCCGGTCGCCCGCGGCGGCCTTCGCTGGTCCGACCGGCGCGACGACTTCCGCACCGAGATCCTCGGGCTGATGAAGGCGCAGCTGGTTAAGAATGCGGTGATCGTCCCGACCGGCGCCAAGGGCGGCTTCTATCCCAAGCAGCTCCCCAGCGCCGCCGCGGGCCGCGAGGCGTGGCTTGCCGAGGGCACCGAAAGCTACCGCATCTTCATCCGCTCGCTGCTGTCGGTCACCGACAACATCCTCGAGGGCAAGGTCGTGCATCCGGCCCAGGTCGTGGTCCACGACGGCGACGATCCCTACTTCGTCGTTGCCGCCGACAAGGGCACCGCGACCTTCTCCGACGTCGCCAACGCCATTGCGCTCGAGCGTGGCTTCTGGCTCGGCGACGCCTTCGCCTCGGGCGGGTCGAACGGCTACGATCACAAGGCGATGGGGATCACCGCCAAGGGCGCGTGGATCAGCGTCCAGCGCCACTTCCTCGAGATGGGCATCGACGTTCAGACGCAGCCGGTCACCGCGGCGGGCTGCGGCGACATGTCGGGCGACGTGTTCGGCAACGGCATGCTGCTGTCGAAGGCGATCCAGCTCGTCGCCGCCTTCGACCACCGCCACATCTTCATCGACCCGACCCCCGACCCCGCGACAAGCTGGGAAGAGCGCCAGCGCCTGTTCGACCTGCCGCGCTCGAGCTGGGACGATTACGACCGCTCGAAGCTCAGCCCCGGTGCGATGATCGTGCCGCGCGGCCAAAAGGAGATCGAGCTGACGAAGGAGGCGGCGACGGCGCTCGGGATCGAGCCCGGAACCGTCGATCCTTCAACCCTCATCTCGGCGATCCTCAAGGCCCCCGTCGGGCTGATGTGGTTCGGCGGCATCGGCACCTACGTGAAGGCCAGCTCTCAGGCGCACAGCGCGGTCGGCGATCCCGCCAACGACGGGCTCCGGGTCGACGCCTCCGAGCTTCGTGCGCGGGTCATCGGCGAAGGCGCGAACCTCGCCATCACCCAGGCCGCCAGGATCGAATTCAGCGAGCTTGGCGGGCGCTGCAACACCGACTTCATCGACAATTCGGCGGGCGTCGACTGCTCGGACAATGAGGTCAACATCAAGATCCCGCTCAACCAGGAGATGCTGGAGGGCAAGCTCGCGCTTGACGATCGCAACGCGCTGCTCGCCCGAATGACCGACGAGGTCGGCCACCTGGTGCTCGAGGACAATCGCCTGCAGACTCTCGCACTGTCGGTCGCGGAAAGCGGTGGCCCGGCCTCGGTCCCGGCACAGGTCCGAACGCTCGAACTGCTCGAGGCCTCGGGCCGTCTCGACCGTCGGGTCGAGGGGCTCGCCTCGAGCGAAGACCTGCTTCGCCGGATGGCCGACAATCGTGGGCTCACCCGCCCCGAGCTGTCGGTGCTGCTCAGCCTGTCCAAGCTGGCGCTTCAGGATGCCGCCGAGGACCTGCGCCTCGCCGATGACCTGCTGCTTCAGGACCAGCTCCTCGCGGCCTTCCCCAAACCGATGCAGGAGGCGCATCGCGACTCCATCCTCACGCACCGGCTGCGCCACGAGATCCTCGCCACCAAGATCGCCAATCGCTTCGTCAACCGCTTGGGACCGAGCATCGCGCTCGACCTCACCGAGGAAGAGGGCAGCTCGCTCGGCCAGGTGGTCGCGGCCTTCCTGACGGTCGAACGGCTGCTCCAGCTCGACGTCCTCTGGGCCCGGATCGACGCCGCGCCGGTGACCGAGGCGGTGCGGCTCCAGCTCTTCGCCATGGCCGCGCAGAGCGTCCGCAGCCACATCGCCGACGTGCTTCGCGCCGGCAGCGGCGAGACCGAGATATCGACGCTGGTCGCGATGCTCGAGCCGGGGCTGATGAAGGTCAACGCCGCCGCCGGGCGGATCATCCGCGACGAGGTGAAGGCCCAGGCCGCCGCCCGCCGCGACAGCCTCGAGGCGCTCGGTGCCGGGCCCGAGATCGTGCGCGGCCTCGTCAAGCTCTACGAGCTCTACGGCGTATTCGGGCTGGCCGCGCTGGCGCAGCGCAAGGACGTCGACGAGCTTGCGCTGACGCAGGCCTATGTCCGCCTCGGTGAAGTGCTCGGGATCGACTGGGCGCAGAGCCAGGCTGTCCGCCTCGCTCCGACCGACCATTGGGAGCGGCTGGTCGTCGCCGGGCTCGCCCGCGACTTCGAGCAACTTCGGATCGATTGGCTGTCGCGCACCCGCGGCGAGGATCCGGTCGGTGCGGTCGAGCGCTGGACCGAGCGCCAGGCTCCGCGGATCGAGCAGTTCCGCCGCTTGGTCGGGCGGGCCCGCCGTGGCGGTGTCGCCACCGTGCCGATGCTGGCGCAGGTCGCCGGTCAGGCGCGGATCTTGCTGTCGCGCTAGCCGATGCGGATCGCCATGCTGGTCCCGGCGCCCGACTACGGGTGGCCGTTCGATTGGGCCTTCGACAACCAGGCCCGCGCCCTGCGCGACGCCGGGGCGGAGGTGGTGGCGATGCCGTGGACCGACGTGGCAAGGCTGGACGCGGTCGACCTCGTTCTTCCTCTGGTCGCCTGGGGCTATCACCTCCGCCTGCCCAAGTGGCTGGCCTTCCTCGACCGGGCCGAGGCGAGCGGCATGCCGCTTGCCAATGCCGCCGCGCTGCTCCGCTGGAACAGCGACAAGGTCTATCTGACCGAGCTTGCCGAAAAGGGCGTTCCGACGGTCCCGACGCTCGCCGTCGACCACCTCAACGAAGCGGCGCTCGCCGCCGCGCACGGCGTCCTCGGGACCGACCAGCTGGTGATCAAGCCGCCGGTCTCGGCAGGAGCCTGGGGTACCTTCCGTCTTGGTCCCGGCGACCCCGTCCCGGGCGAGGTGCATGGCGAGCGCATGCTCATCCAGCCGTGGCTGCGCTCGGTTCAGGACGAGGGCGAGTATAGCCTGCTCTACTTCGGCGGCCGCTATTCGCACTGTGTCGCCAAGCGTCCGCGCATCGGCGACTTCCGGGTCCAGCCCGACCATGGCGGCTCGACCGAAGCCTCCGCCCCGCCCGACGGCGCCTTTGCAGTGGCCGAAGCCGCCCTCGGCGTGGCGCCCGCGGCGACCACCTATGCCCGGATCGACCTCATTCGCGGTGACGACGGCCGTCTGCTGCTGATGGAAATGGAGCTGATCGAGCCCGCATTGTTCCTTGAAGGCAATGCCCCGGCCGAGCAGCGCTTCGCCGAGGCGGTGCTCGCCACGGCCTCAGCCGCCTAGCGCCCGCCCGAACAGCCACTGGCGTAGCGCGCTGGTGAGATTGGGCGGATTGCGGACCTTGAGCCGCGCTTCGTCGACTTCGGCCACCAGCGCATTGACCGGCATTGCCGAGTCCCGCGCCGCGATTTCCAGTGCCCGCCAGAACAGCGGCTCGAGGCTGACACTGGTCTGGTGGCCGCGGATAAGGACGCTTCGCTTGACGGGCGGCGAGTAGGTGACGGTCTCCACCGTCAGTACATGTGCTGGCCGCCATTGATGGACAAGGTCGAGCCCGTAACGAAGCCGGCATTCTCGTCGACCAGGAAGGCGACGCCGCGGGCGATCTCGTCGGCCCGGCCGAGCCGTCCGACAGGGATCCGCGCGACGATCTTGCCGAGCACTTCCTCGGGCACTGCCGCGACCATGTCGGTGTCGATATAGCCCGGCGCGATGGCGTTGACGGTGATCCCCGTCCGCGCGCCTTCCTGGGCGAGCGCCTTGGTGAAGCCGTGGATGCCCGACTTGGCGGCGGCATAGTTGACCTGGCCATATTGGCCGGCCTGGCCGTTGATCGAGCCGATGTTGACGACCCGTCCGTAGCCGCGGGCGCTCATTCCGTCCCAGCAGGCCTTGGCCATGTTGAAGCAGCCACCGAGGTTGGTGTCGATGACTTCCTGCCACTTAGCATGGTCCATCCGCTTCATCGTCGTGTCGCGAGTGATGCCGGCATTGTTGACCAGGACGTCGACCGGTCCGAGCTCGTCCTCGACCTCGCGCACTCCCGCGAGACAGGCCTGATAGTCGGACACGTCCCACTTGAAGGCCCGAATCCGGTTGCGTTCGGTGAAGTCGCGGGCGCGCTCGTCGTTTCCGGCGTAATTGGCGGCGACGGTCATGCCCATGTTGCGGAGCGCGACGCTGATCGCCTCGCCAATCCCTCGTGTACCCCCGGTGACGATTGCAACGCGCGCCATACTGATCTCCTCCTGATCGGAGGGGAGCCTAGGCAGGCGTCACCCAGCCCGCAAGTTCGCGCATCAGGATGGCATCGAGCATCGCCATTCCCTCCTCGCCGTCGTTGAGGCAGTCGAGCCGCGCGAAGTGCGTTCCACCGGCAGCAATGAAGGTCTCCTTGCCGCGAATGCCGAGCTCCTCGATCGTCTCGATGCAGTCGGCGGAGAAGCCCGGGGCGGCGATCGCCAGCCTCGTCACGCCCGCGGCGGGATAGCCGGCGAGTACGTCCTCGGTCGATGGCTCGAGCCACTTGTCGCGGCCGAAGCGCGACTGGAAGGCGGTGTCGGTCGGGATCGCCAGCCGCTCGCCGAGCAGTCGCGCGGTCTTGCGGCAGTGGCAGTGGTAGGGATCGCCCTTCATCAGCGTCCGCTCGGGCATGCCGTGGAAGCTCAGCAGCAGCCGCTCGGGCGTGAAGTCGAGCGTCGCCAGCTGTTGTTCGAGGCTGTGCTGGAGCGCGTCGATATAGCGTGGATCGTCATGGTAGGGCGGAAGCGTCCGAAGCGCCGGCTGCCAGCGCTGCAGCGCAAGCGACGCGAAGACGCTGTCGTTGGCGGTCGCCGTCGTCGCCGCGCAATATTGCGGATAGAGCGGCGCGACGAGAATCCGCTCGCACCCGGCCGCCTTGAGCTTGTCGATTGCCGGCCGGATTCCCGGATTGCCGTAGCGCATGGCCCAGTCGACCATGACCCGCTCGCCCCACCGTGCCTGCAGCTTCTCGGCCTGGCGCCGGGTGATCGCCGCCAGCGGCGAGCCTTCCTCGGTCCACACCTGCGAATAGGCATGCGCCGACTTCTTCGGCCGCACCTGGAGGATGATCCCGTGCAGGATCGGCTTCCACACCAGCTTCGGAATCTCGATCACCCGCGGGTCGGAAAGGAACTCGGCAAGATAGCGGCGCACGGCCGGGGCTTCGGGTGCGTCGGGCGTGCCGAGGTTGATCAGAAGCACGCCGACTTTCGGCGCGGGGATGGTCGGATGGTCGGAAGGAGGAAGCATCGGATCAGGCCAT
It contains:
- a CDS encoding NAD-glutamate dehydrogenase domain-containing protein, giving the protein MAADPRASLLLQDAFSDALLTGALPGETAGFDPAQQAEAAAFIAEVAAVRQPGEVALKLQSLPGEIGKRIMRLAIVNDDMPFLVDSVAGVIAGHGLTVHRLLHPIVAVTRDGDRLTGLGQGTGESVIYVELDRADARGRQELVADLRSVLACVRAAVTDWKSLRDRMRKDAAAVEPVDAESAALLHWLADNNFTLLGYQKLAAGDERVEGLGILSGAELDLWSSEDTRSLLEAARAEARPVLALKADRLSPVHRRVPLDVVIVHLPDGSMSIHAGLWTSAALRSPPAEIPVIRQRLVDLDRLLGFAPVSHGAKALAHAISTLPHDLLVSFDEAEVRAAALTAMSLADRPRPALLLLPGALRRHLFAFVWLHRDELTTARRKAIAKMIEEAVLSSVTSWAVELGDGDLAMIRFTLGFSASRPLPDVAQLDKQLVEKVRGWAPAVEAGLAEQAGTGRATRLALTYLPGFPEDYRSRASAAEAASDIMRLAALEGPDDRDVRLFRDERDRPGELRLKLYRAGGLIPLSEAVPVLENFGFEVIEERPTQLGDDSKVGHIHDFRVELAGADIDAILARTDVIEGAIAAVLQRHSEDDEFNQLVLLAGLDPQPVVWLRAWFRYLRQTGVAYGLITFADALKRSPLATKALIGWFSAAHDPARDGREQAVRDEKAAFDDALQDVKAIDDDRILRLYRSVVDATLRTNAFAPKPDEALAFKLDPSKVPGLPRPIPYREIWVYSPRVEGIHLRGGPVARGGLRWSDRRDDFRTEILGLMKAQLVKNAVIVPTGAKGGFYPKQLPSAAAGREAWLAEGTESYRIFIRSLLSVTDNILEGKVVHPAQVVVHDGDDPYFVVAADKGTATFSDVANAIALERGFWLGDAFASGGSNGYDHKAMGITAKGAWISVQRHFLEMGIDVQTQPVTAAGCGDMSGDVFGNGMLLSKAIQLVAAFDHRHIFIDPTPDPATSWEERQRLFDLPRSSWDDYDRSKLSPGAMIVPRGQKEIELTKEAATALGIEPGTVDPSTLISAILKAPVGLMWFGGIGTYVKASSQAHSAVGDPANDGLRVDASELRARVIGEGANLAITQAARIEFSELGGRCNTDFIDNSAGVDCSDNEVNIKIPLNQEMLEGKLALDDRNALLARMTDEVGHLVLEDNRLQTLALSVAESGGPASVPAQVRTLELLEASGRLDRRVEGLASSEDLLRRMADNRGLTRPELSVLLSLSKLALQDAAEDLRLADDLLLQDQLLAAFPKPMQEAHRDSILTHRLRHEILATKIANRFVNRLGPSIALDLTEEEGSSLGQVVAAFLTVERLLQLDVLWARIDAAPVTEAVRLQLFAMAAQSVRSHIADVLRAGSGETEISTLVAMLEPGLMKVNAAAGRIIRDEVKAQAAARRDSLEALGAGPEIVRGLVKLYELYGVFGLAALAQRKDVDELALTQAYVRLGEVLGIDWAQSQAVRLAPTDHWERLVVAGLARDFEQLRIDWLSRTRGEDPVGAVERWTERQAPRIEQFRRLVGRARRGGVATVPMLAQVAGQARILLSR
- the hemH gene encoding ferrochelatase, with product MLPPSDHPTIPAPKVGVLLINLGTPDAPEAPAVRRYLAEFLSDPRVIEIPKLVWKPILHGIILQVRPKKSAHAYSQVWTEEGSPLAAITRRQAEKLQARWGERVMVDWAMRYGNPGIRPAIDKLKAAGCERILVAPLYPQYCAATTATANDSVFASLALQRWQPALRTLPPYHDDPRYIDALQHSLEQQLATLDFTPERLLLSFHGMPERTLMKGDPYHCHCRKTARLLGERLAIPTDTAFQSRFGRDKWLEPSTEDVLAGYPAAGVTRLAIAAPGFSADCIETIEELGIRGKETFIAAGGTHFARLDCLNDGEEGMAMLDAILMRELAGWVTPA
- a CDS encoding ribbon-helix-helix domain-containing protein, yielding METVTYSPPVKRSVLIRGHQTSVSLEPLFWRALEIAARDSAMPVNALVAEVDEARLKVRNPPNLTSALRQWLFGRALGG
- the phbB gene encoding acetoacetyl-CoA reductase, with product MARVAIVTGGTRGIGEAISVALRNMGMTVAANYAGNDERARDFTERNRIRAFKWDVSDYQACLAGVREVEDELGPVDVLVNNAGITRDTTMKRMDHAKWQEVIDTNLGGCFNMAKACWDGMSARGYGRVVNIGSINGQAGQYGQVNYAAAKSGIHGFTKALAQEGARTGITVNAIAPGYIDTDMVAAVPEEVLGKIVARIPVGRLGRADEIARGVAFLVDENAGFVTGSTLSINGGQHMY